The region GAGCCCGGCCGCCGCGGCCAGCCCCAGATAATAGGGCACGCCGAGCTCAAAACGCCCGCCGACCATCACCAGCGCGTACAGGGTCAACCCCTGCAGCACCGCCACCATGACCCGATCCAGATCGCCAAACAGCACCGCCGTGGACTTGATGCCCACCTTGAGGTCGTCGTCCCGGTCCACCATGGCGTAGAGGGTGTCGTACACCACCGTCCAGAGCAGCACGGCGGTGTACAGCAGCCAGACATCCGTGCCCAGACTGCCCCGCTGGGCGGCAAACGCCATGGGAATCGCCCAGGCAAACGCCGCCCCGAGCACCACCTGCGGCAAGTGAGTGTAGCGCTTCATGAAGGGGTAGCAGAACGCCAGGGCGACCCCGCCCAATGAGAGCTTTACGGTGAACGCATCGGTGAACAGCACCAGGACAAAGGCGAGCAGACAGAGCGCTACAAACAGGGTGAGCGCTTCCCGTTCCGAGACTTCGCCGGTGGCCATGGGACGGGCTTTGGTCCGTTTGACGTGACCATCGAAATGCCGATCGGCATAGTCGTTGATCACACAACCGGCCGAGCGCATGACAAATACCCCCAGCACGAAGATGACCAGCAGATCCCAGTCCGGCACGCCGCCGGCCGCCAACCAGAGCGCCCAGAGGGTAGGCCAGAGCAACAGAAAACTGCCGATGGGACGGTTCAGTCGGGTCAGGCGCAGGTAGGCGGACAGCCTTCCGCGCCAATCGATTCGGGAAGAATTCGGGTCGGCACGGCAGCGGTTTTTTTGAGCAGACGGTCGTTTCATAGACTCACACGCTCCACAAAGGCAGGCAAAAACACTTCACTGACCAGCAGCGGGCGCCCCTCCAGGCGAAAGACGGACCGTCTCCCCCAGAGTGTCTGCCCCTGCTGCAACGACGGTGGCACATAACGCTGGCCGGGCATCAGCCGGCTGATTTCCATTGGCTCGCGCTCCAGGTCCGGCTGACGGAACAGAAAGCCTCCCAGCGGCCGGGTGTTCAACTGACGCAATTGACGCAATCGCCCCTTGAGGCTGCTCAGGGGCAGCAGGCTGCGGGCAAATACCCAGGATTCGCCTTTTCCCATCAGGATGACTTCCCGCACCAGTACCCAGCGGCCGGGGCCGACCCCCAGGCACCGGCGCTCGGACACGTCCGGCCGGGCCAACCCCTGGCGCAGCACGCGGACCCGGAACGCCCCCTGACTGAAAGCCATCAGTTTGGCCGTCAGAGAGCCCTGATCCCGCAGCCAGGGCCTCAGGGCAGCCGGCCAGGTACCCAGTCGCCCCTGGCTGGCCGGACGCCACCGTGGCGCCTGCGATCCGGGCGCAAACCCACCGGCCACCGGGCGGTTGGCCCGCAATACTGGAATATCCTGTGTCAAAAATGCCTCCCAATGGCATGGCGGTCGCCGTTGCACCCCGGCGCTGCATAAGCTCACATCGGCGGCTATTCTAACAGCTTCCCCCAGCCCTGCAGGTGGCGGGCGACTTTACCCGGCCGGCCGGGATTGCTTTAATGGCCGCTTCCTTTATACCGATAAGAGTCCGCTATGACCCTGACCAAACGCATTCTGCTCGCCATGATTCTCGGTGTCGGCACGGGGGTACTGATCCACCTGATCGCGCCCTCCGAGGATCATTTTCTGCGCGCCTGGCTGGCCCGGGGTCTGTTCGACGGCATCGGCCAGGTGTTTATCGCCTCGCTGACCCTGTTGGTGGTTCCGCTGGTGTTCGTCTCGCTGGTGTGCGGTAGCGCCGCGCTGGGAGGGCACAGCCGCATGGGCGCCCTGGCGATCAAGACCATTGGCCTCTACCTGGCCACCACGGCGGTGGCCATTACCCTCGCCCTGGGCATTGGGCAACTGGTGAAACCGGGGGAAGGCATTGACATGCCCGGTGAAGTCGAGGAGTTTGAAGTCGCCGACAAGCCGTCCCTGAAAGACACCCTGGTAGGCATCTTCCCCAGTAACCCGGTGGAGGCCATGGCCGAGGGCAACATGCTGCAGATCATTGTCTTTGCCCTGCTGCTCGGCATCGCCATCTCCCGCAGTGAGCACAAAGCCTCCCACTACATGCAGGAATTTTTCGGGCACCTGAACACGGTGGTCCTGAAGCTGGTGATGATTCTGATGCACCTGGCGCCCTACGGTGTCTTCTGTCTGCTCGCCAAACTGTTTGCCGATCTGGGCTGGAGCGCCATCGCCGACCTGGCCCTGTACTTTTTTACCCTGCTGTTTGTGTTGCTCTTACAGGGGCTGGGGGTTTACAGCCTGTTGCTCAAGCTGCTCACTGGCCTGAATCCGGCGATTTTTCTGCGCAAGATGCGCTCGGTGATGGTGTTCGGTTTCAGTACCGCCTCCAGCAATGCGACCATACCCGTTACCCTGCGTACGGTGGAACAGGATCTTGGGGTGGACAACCGGGTGGCCTCATTTTCGGTGCCGCTGGGTGCCACCATCAATATGGATGGCACCGCCATCATGCAGGGCGTTGCGACAGCGTTTATCGCCCAGGTGTACGGTATCGATATTGGCCTGATGGGTTATCTGATGGTGGTGCTGACCGCGACCCTGGCGTCGATCGGGACCGCCGGGGTACCCGGCGTCGGGATGATCACCCTGGCGATGGTGTTGCAGCAGGCCGGCCTGCCGGTGGAAGGCGTCGCACTGATCATCGGGGTGGACCGGCTGCTGGATATGGTGCGTACTGCGGTCAATGTGACCGGTGATGCGATGGTATCGACGGTCGTTGCGAACAGCGAAAAGCTGCTGGATCGCACGCAGTTTGAGCGTCCGGTGTCCGCCGAAGACTGAAGCTCAATGCCCAGTCAGGACGCAAACCACGCCCGAACGGCCTCGGGCAACGGGCGGGATTTACCGTCGGCACCGACCCAGACCACCTTGGAATGGGCTTCGGCGCACGGTTGTTCCAGGTTGTCCGTGGTGTACAGCTTGTAATAGGCCACAAAGCTGGACCGGCCTGGCTTCGCCGCATAGCAGTCGATGCGGATGGTCGCCGGGTAGACCACCGGGCGCAGAAAGGTACAGCCAACCGTGACCACCACCGGGTAACTGTCCGCCGCCAGTGTGATCCCCGCCCGGGACAACCACTGGAAACGGGCCTCCTCACAATAGCGCAGATACAGCGTGTTATTGACATGCCCGAACGCATCCATATCCCCCCAGCGCAGCGGGATGTCACAGGAAAAATTGGGCTCTGGGGGCAGGGTGTCTGTCATCGTGCGGTTCACTTCCGGTCTTGTATCACGCCTGAATGCGCGCCTTGAACGATACGCTGATCTCGCCCAGCTCACCGAACTGAACCCGTACCGGCTCTTCCATCGGCGCTTCAAGCACACCGGCATAAGAACCGGTAATGATGATCTCGCCGGCTTTCAGCCCTTTTCCCCGGCTGCGTAAAAACTCGACCAGCCAATACAACGGGGCGCGTGGATGGGTATTGGGATGACGGCCCTGATGACGCTCGGGGCCGGCACTACGGGTGTGCAGCGTGATCGGTAACTCACTCGCCTCCAGAGCCAGCTCCGGATCCACTTCCGGACCAATGAACAACCCCTGATTCAGCAGACCGTCCGCCAACATTTCCGGAAACGCCACCTCAGCCGGGTCGGCGTAACGGCTGTGGATCAGTTCGAGCACAAGATGGGTGTGGGCGATGGCCTGATCCACCTCGCTATTCCGGTAGGGATAATCCCTCGGCGGCAGATCCCGCCCCAGGACAAAGGCCAACTCCGGCTCAATGCGGGCAAAGCCCTCTGGTGCCCACACGGAAACCGGAACGCCCCGGTGAATATCCTCCGCATGAATCGGCGCCACGACCAGGCGGCCCGGCGGCGGCTCGAGGCATTTCCAGCCACCGATGTGTGCCCCCAGATCCCGGGTGACCGCCGCCTGAATGGCGAGGGCAGACTCGAGATCCTCGGGGCGACAGTCCTTGGGCAGGCGTTCCGCCTGAACACCACTGCGACGTCGCTCTGCCAGAATACGGGCCGCCTTGGCGATCCCTGACGGGTTCAACATAGCGTCTTCTCTCGACTGAAGGAGCCACCCTGGTGGTTGGCCCCGCGCTAACGATGGTGGCGACGGCGGTTAGCGGGGGCTGAGCTGTAAAGCAATATGGTCCAGATCGTCCAGGGACTCCATCACATTGATGACCGTGGCCTGGGCCTTGTCCGGATCGAGGTGCAGGTCGGCAAAGACCGACGCCGGGATTTCCAGTTTCGGCCCCAACCCTACGCCCTGCTGAAGCAGCAACCGCTCGGCCACATAAATCAGTTTGGCGTACTGGTGGTGCTCGCCCTGATAGCGGGGATTGTTCTGGTGACGCAACGCAACGACCACCTCTTCCGGCATGGACCAGAGAGACATGAGAGTACTGGCAAGCTGCTCGCGGGTCACGCCCAACAGGTGCCGTTCGATCGGCTGGTGAGTGCTGTGCGGATTGGCTTCCGTCATCCGACAGTACTGACTGAAGTAGGGCGGAAACAGCTCCGCGAGAATCAGAAATCCGAAGTTGTGCAACAGACCGGACAGGTAAGCCATGCCAAACGTGGGCCGTTGCTCCCGGGGAATGGCCGTGACCAGCCCTTCAATGGTGGCCGCCATGTACACCGACTTCTGCCAGTAACCCAGGTAACCCTCCGGGCCGTCTTTGGGGATACTCAGGCTTCTTCCCAGAGCAAGCCCCAACGCCAGGTTGAGCACCATATCAAAGCCCAGTACCCGAACAATGGCATCGTGGATGGATTTGATTTTACCCGGTGCGGAATAATAGGGCGAGGCGGCCCAACTCACCACCTGAGCCGCCAGGCTCGGGTCGGTTTCCACCACCTGAGCCAGATCGCTGATGTCGGCGTTGGGGTCCACGCGCAGGTTGATGATCCGCTGTGCGGTCTCGGACAACGGCGGCAACTCCAACGTTTCTTCCAGGCGCTGCCGGATGCGCAGTTGCGTAAAGTTGCGCACCGCGCCGAGGATCTGTTCCTCATCCCGCTCCGCACTGATATCCACTTCCAGTGGGTCCAGAGGTGTGGCGATATCACAGATGATGGCATCTTCCAGAACCTGCTGAAAATCATCCCGGTTGATGTGCAGCAACTGGGTGTCGTCACCGGAGTCGAGTAACAGACTTTCCCGGCGCAGCAGCTGTTTATCCACCAGCGTGGGAAGGCCGGCCAGCTTGGGAAGCGCGGGTACCGACTGCAGACTGTAGGTATCGCAGAACTGGCGGACCGCGTCCTGATTGGTGGCCCGCAACTCCCGGTCCATCTGACGATTGACGGCATTCAGATCGAGCAAGGTGTCGGCGGATATCACCGCGAGAATGCGGCCTTTTTCATCTTCCAGCAACACCGCTTTGGCCGCTCCGACATTGCGCAGGTGCTGGTCGTGCCACAGGGGTTGGTTGTTGGCATCCACCGGCGCGGTGGCCAGGTCATAGTGGATATTTTGGCTGTTCAGCAAAGACTCGACGCTGGTGGGTAGCGGCACGTTTGACTCCTTTTTGTTCAACAGACGCCCGTTCTTGATTTGGGTCGGCCAGTGTCGCCGAAAATTACGACTCCAATATGACGTTCAGTGTGTAAGAAGCCGGGCGCTTGTTCAAGCGTTTTATGCACAGGTTCTGCTTATTGAAGCCCGCCACACGGGGCTTTATCAGTTATTCAGTTTAGTCGATGCGCGCCGGGCCGATGTCGACTGGTGCACAGTTTGGCTTTTCACACCTGAAAATACCGCCGGTTATCCCCCAGCCAACGATCCATGATGGCATTGCACAGTGCCGGGTGGCGATGCATCAGCCCGTGGGCACCTTCCTGGACCCGCGACAACAGATGGGCATCGCGCTGCAGATCCGCTATCCGGAACTGCATTTCCCCGGTCTGCCGTGTGCCCAACACCTCACCGGGGCCACGAAGCTCCAGATCCCGCTCGGCGATCACAAACCCGTCACTGGAGTCCCGCATCACGCCCAACCGCTCCCGGCTCTGCCGCGATAGCGGCGAGCCGTACAGCAAAACGCAGTGACTGGCCTCGGAGCCGCGCCCCACCCGACCGCGCAACTGGTGCAACTGGGCCAGCCCGAGTCGCTCGGGATTTTCGATGATCATCAAGCTGGCGTTGGGCACATCCACGCCCACCTCGATCACGGTGGTGGCCACCAGCAGATCCAGCTCCGCCGCCTTGAACGCCGCCATCACCGCTTCTTTTTCCTTGGCCTTGAGTCGACCGTGCACCAACCCCACACGCAAGTGCGGCAGAGCCACCGCCAGATTCTCCGCCGTGGCCTCCGCAGCCTGGGCGGCCAGGGTTTCCGATTCTTCGATGAGGGTACATACCCAGTAAGCCTGACGACCCTGCTCACAGGCTCGGCTGACCCGCTCAATCACTTCCGGACGGCGCTGCTCACTGATCACGACCGTGGTCACCGGCGTACGGCCCGGGGGCAGCTCATCGATGACCGAGGTGTCCAGATCGGCGTAGGCACTCATCGCCAGGGTCCGGGGGATGGGTGTGGCGGTCATGATCAACTGGTGCGGGCGCAACCCGCGGTGGCTGCCCTTCTGTCGCAGCTCCAGGCGTTGATGCACCCCGAAGCGATGCTGTTCATCGATAATGACCAACCCCAGGTTGGCAAATTCGACTTCCTCCTGAAACAGGGCATGGGTGCCCACCACCACTTTTGCCTCGCCGCTGGCCAGTCGGGCCAGTTGTTCCCGGCGCCGGGCGACGGTAAGGCGTCCGGTCAGCCAGCCGAGCTCTATCCCCAAAGGCTCAAGCCAGGCGCCAAAGTTGTTGCGGTGCTGCTCGGCCAGAATTTCCGTCGGTGCCATGATCGCCGCCTGGTAGCCACTGGCCACCGCAGTCAGCGCCGCCAGGGCCGCCACCAGGGTTTTGCCCGAGCCGACATCCCCCTGGACCAGACGCAACATGGGTACGGGCTTGACCAGATCTTCGGCAATCTCACGGCTGACCCGCTGCTGCGCGCCCGTGAGCTGAAAGGGCAACTGGCTCAAAAACCGCTTGTGCAACGCCGGGTCCGGGGCGAGCGATGGCGCCCCCTCGGACTGGGTCTGCTGACGCAGAACCAACAGACTCAGATGGTGGGCCAGCAATTCTTCAAACGCCAGCCGCTGCTGGTAAGGGTGGGTGCCCTCCATCAACCTCGCCACATCCGCCTCCCGGGGGGGCGCATGCAGGTAGCGCAGCGCATCGGCCAAGGGTACCTGATCCAGTTCCCGGCGCAGTTCCTCCGGCAACAGCTCGGTCAGCGGGTGTTGATCGAGAAAGGTCAGAGCCTGGTTGGCCAGGGCACGGATACGCTGCTGGGTAAGTCCTTCGGTGGCGGGATACACCGGCGTCAGCCGGTCATCCAGAGTCACCGCGTCGGCACCGTCGAGAAATTCATACTCCGGGTGATAGAACTCCAGACCCGAGGCGCCCCGGCGACTCTCCCCGAAACAGCGCAGGCGGGTGCCCGGTGCCAGGCGCTGCTTCTGGGCACCGGAGAAGTGATAGAAGCGCAAGGTGGTGGTGCCCGAACCATCCTGCAGCCGACAGACCAGGCTGCGACGGCGTCCGTAGACCACATCCACCGCGCGAATCTCACCCTCAATCACCGCATTGACATTGGGTTGCAGGGCGCCGATGGGAGTCACCCGGGTGCGGTCCAGATAGCGCAACGGCAGGTGGAACAGCAGATCCTGAAGCGTGTGGATACCCAGCTTGCCGAGCTTCTCGGCCAGCTTGCCGCCCACCCCTTTCAGCGCCGTGACGGAGACTTGATCCAGGTTGGCCGGGTCCTTGGTCACGCAGCGCTCCGGTTACTCGGCGTCGGTCAGACGGCACATGTTGATGGCTTTACGCAGCGCCTCAATGGCTTTGTAGCGGGGGAAGCTGGCCCGCCAGGCCAGCGCCACGGTGCGACTCGGCGCCGGCTGGGTGAAGGGGCGAGTCACCAACATGTTATTGGAGTAGTTGGCCGTGACCGCCGCGGACATGGGCAGAATCGTGATCCCCAACCCGGAGGCCACCATGTGACGCAGAGTCTCCAGAGAGCTGCCCTCGGCGGCAGTGCGGATGCGGCTGTGGGGGTCGTCCATGGAAGACTGCAGGTTCGGGCAGGTCGCCAATACCTGATCCCGGAAACAGTGTCCCTCACCGAGCAGCAGGACATTCTCGGCGTCCAGCTCGTCGGGGTGGATCGCTTCCTTTTCGGCCAGCGGATGATCGTGGGGCATCAACACGACGAAGGGTTCATCGAACAGTGGCTGGGTCACCACGTCCGCCTCGGTAAACGGCAGGGCCACGATGATCACATCCAGTTCACCCTTGCGTAATTTCTGGCGCAAAGTCGCGGTGTAACCCTCTTCCACGTACAGCGGCATTTTGCTGGCAATTTTCTGCAGTTCGGGGATAAAGTGCGGTAACAGGTAGGGGCCGATGGTAAAAATGGCCCCCACATGCAGGGGGCTGCTCAGTTGGTCTTTGCCAGCGTTGGCGATATCCTTGATGGCGGCGGTCTGTTCCAGTACCAGATTGGCCTGGGCGACGATCTTCTCCCCCAAAGGCGTGGCCTGGACCCGGGACTTGGACCGTTCGAACAGGGCAACCCCCAGCTCTTCCTCCAGTTTCTTGACCGCGATACTGAGGGTCGGCTGACTGACAAAACAGCGCTCGGCCGCACGACCGAAATGCTGTTCCTGAGCGAGGGTTACGATATAACGCAGTTCTGTTAAGGTCATGCTGGTCCCGTATTTGCTCACGCCCGGCGAGTTGCCCGGCACTCCGACAATTTGACCACAAGTTTGCCCTGTTATGATCGAAGACGCAAAGGTAAATAGCCAGAAACTATTGATTGTCGGTTGCGGCGATCTGGGCCGCCGCCTGGCGAAACGCATGGCACCCTTGGGGTACCGGGTTACCGGTCTGCGCCGCCGGCCTCCCGCCGACACCGGGAGCCTCCATTACCGGGCGGTGGATACCGCCGATGCGGTCGCCCTTGAGCAGGTTCTGGCCGAGGGCTTTGACGTGATTGTGGTGACCATGACCCCCTCGGAGCGCGGCGATGAAGGCTACCGCCGGGCCTATGTGCAGACCTGCGAGCACCTGATAGCCGGGCTGAGCGCCACCGGGATGGCGCCCCGTCTGATTCTGTATGTTTCCAGCACCGGCGTTTACGGCCAGAACAACGGTGAGTGGGTGGATGAGCGCAGCCCGACCCAACCAAACCGCGCCAGCGGCGAGCGCCTGCTGGAGGCCGAACAGATCATTGCCCGGAGTGGATTCGAGCACTGCACTGTGCGCTTTAGCGGCATTTATGGCCCCGGCCGGGACCGGATGCAGACGCTGGTGCGCCAGGGCCGCGCCACCCTGAGCGGTCGCTACACCAACCGCATTCACGCCGATGACTGCGCCGGGGTGATGGCGCACCTGATTGAGCGCCATCGCCAGGGGCTGCCCATCGAGTCACTGTATCTGGCGAGCGACGACGAGCCCGCCCCCATGGCGGAAGTGGTCAATTGGCTGGCCATGCAGATGAAAGTGGATCAGGCGCGCTTTGCCCCGGATGACGGCGGCCTCGGGAAGCGCTGCGACAATCGCCGGCTCAAAGCCGACGGCTACGAATTCCGGTATCCAAGCTACCGCGAAGGGTATGAGGCGTTACTCAGTGACTCTCGATAGCGCACTGGATTACAGGAAAAACAGCCCGGTTACCGTGCCATACATGATAAACGCCGCCAGAGGAATGTACCCGGCGAGCGTCGCAAGCTCCGCTCCCAGTGGCAGCGCGGGTCGCCACAGGTTGATCAGCAGATACGCCGGAAAATAGTAGCGCGGATCCACCATCGGGTGTGCCACCACGGCCAGGGGCGCGATAAGCAACAACCAGTAGCAGCGCCGGTCCGGATAGGGCATAACCGCCAGCGTCAGCGCCATCCAGGCCATGGGTACAAACAGCAGCCCACGCAGCCACAGAAATTCCTCCAGCAGGTGCAGCCAGCCGTTGTGCACAAAGAAGGTGTAGTGGGTGCGGTTATAACCGTGGTCGTTCGAGTAGAAGCTCATATAAAACGCGAACGCCGCCAGCAGCAGCCCCCATACCCAGGGACGCCGCAACACGCGGACAATGCCGGGCAGTTGCTGGATGCACAAGGGCAGAAACAGCAGCCAGGCACAGAACAGAAAGCCATAGAGGTTACTGAGATTGAAGCGCATCAGAGGGTGACTGCCACTGTCCCCGATCGCCACACCGCCGTTGATCAACACGAAGCCGATGAACGCGATAAACAGCACCAGGAATATCGCCCCCCGCAGTAACGCATCCCGAAGCACGGCACGCCAGGCAAAGGGACGACTCAGCGTCAGGTGTTCCGTGGCCATAAACAGGTAGGCGAGCCCCAGCCAGATGATGGCATCCTGACGAATCAGCACCGCCCCGAAGCCAAACAGGCCCGCCAGCCAGGACCTGCGCTCCAGTACCGCCAGAAAACACAAGGCAATAAGCAGCAGTGCCCACAGGTCGGTGTACACCAGAAAGTAGTAGGGAAATATGAGTGGCGCGAACAACAATTGTGCGGTACGCGCCGTGGCGGTGGCGGGCCGATAACGGCGCACCATGCGGTGAAACACCGGCAACAGGCACAGCGCCACCAGCAGGTTGACCAGGCGCAACAGATAATCGTGGTAGTAACCGATCAGGTTCATCACCGAGGCGATGATCTGGTGATAGAAGGTGGGTGTGGTGATGGTGTCAAAGGGCTCGTTGCCCCCGACGTAGTAATGCCAGATCTGATGGGCGTGGAAGCCCTCGTCCGAGGCCGGCCCACCCAGCACGCAGGAAGCCGCGTAGCCGAAGACCACTCCGGCCCAGACAACCAGCCAGAGCGGGCCGCGGGCCGCCCCGGTGTCAGCGTTCACTGGGCGTGCTCCACAGCCTCAGGGGTCCCCTGGAGTACCTCGAGGAAGTCGGCGCCAAAGCGCTCCAGCTTGCTGTCCCCCACACCGCTGACGTCGAGCAGTTCACCCGGGGTCTGGGGACGTCGCTCCAACATATCCCGCAAGGTGACATCGTGGAAAATGACATAGGGAGGCACCCCGTGCTCTTCCGCCAGCCGGCGACGGCAGGCGCGTAACGCCTCCCACAGAGGGCGATCCGCCTCGGCAATGTCGGCATCGGGGCGACGGGCGGTGCGGGTACTGGTCGGCTTGCGGGTGCGGATATCCCGGCGCAGGTGCACCCGCTGCTCGCCGCGCAGGATCGGCCGGCAGCTCTCGGTCAGTTGCAGCCCACCAAAGCCTTCCGGGTCCACATCCAGATAACCGGCCGCGACCAGTTGGCGCAACACGGCCCGCCACTCATCCGCGCTCATATCCTGACCAATACCGTAGGTGGACAACTTGTCGTGCCCTTGGGTCAACACTTTCTCATTGCTGCTGCCCCGGAGCACATCGACGATATGGGTGGCGCCGAAGCGTTGGCCGGTGCGGTACACACAGGACAGCGCCTTCTGCACCGCCTCGGTGGCATCCCAGGTCTGGGGCGGCGTCAGGCAGGTGTCGCAATTGCCGCAGGGCTCATCCAGCGCATCGCCAAAATAGCGCAGCAGAATCTGGCGTCGGCAACTGGTGACTTCACACAGGCCCAGCATGGCGCTCAGGCGCTGCTGCTCCTGGCGTTTGAACTGTTCATTACCCTCGGAGCCACCCATCATCTGGCGCAGTTTGACCACATCTTCCAGCCCATAAAGCAGCAGGGCCGTGGCGGGCTGGCCATCGCGTCCGGCCCGGCCGGTTTCCTGGTAGTAGGCTTCAATGCTTTTGGGCAGATCCAGGTGGGCGACAAAACGCACATCGGGTTTATCGATGCCCATGCCGAAGGCGATGGTGGCCACCATGATGATGCCGTCCTCTCGCAGAAATCGGCTCTGGTGGGTCTCCCGCAGGTTGCCCGGCAGGCCCGCGTGGTAAGGCAGGGCGTTGAACCCTTCCTTCTGCAACCACTCGGCGGTCTGTTCTACTTTTTTGCGGGACAGGCAATAGACGATACCCGCCTGCTGGGGGTACTCGTCTTTGAGAAAGCCCAGCAATTGGCGGCGCGGGTTGTCTTTCTGCTGAATCCGGTACTGAATGTTGGGCCGATCAAAGCCGACGATGAATTGCCGGGCCTCACTCAGCTGCAACCGCTCGATGATCTCCTCCCGGGTGCGCATATCCGCCGTGGCGGTCAGGGCGATGCGCGGTACCTGGGGGAATTCGTTGTGCAGCAGTTCCAGACGCAGGTAGTCGGCACGGAAATCGTGCCCCCATTGAGCCACGCAGTGGGCTTCATCGATCGCAAACAGGGCGATGTTGGCCTGGTGCAGAAGATCAAGGGTGCGCGGCTGGATGAGGCGCTCGGGGGCGATGTAGAGCAGGTCGAGTTCGCCGCTGAGCAGGGCCCGCTCGGTGTCCACGACATCGGGCCAGGCGAGGGTGGAGTTCAGAAAGCCGGCGCGCACACCGAGCTCCCGCAGGGCGGTCACCTGGTCTTGCATCAGGGCGATCAGGGGGGAAATGACGATACCGGTGCCCGATCGGGCGAGGGCGGGAATCTGATAACAGAGGGATTTGCCGCCGCCGGTGGGCATGAGCACAAGGGCGTCCTGGCCTTCGATAACGGCGTTGACGATGCGTTCCTGTTGGCCGCGAAAGTCGTGATAGCCGAAGACGTGCTGAAGAATGTCCTGAGGGTTCTGCATGGCGGGCAGTATACTGGGCGCCCCCTTTAAATGGTAGGCCACCCGAAGAAGAACGCGTAGTCAGTTATAAGGTAGAAAAAAGAAAGGGGACCCTCATAACTCGGTAACTTGCTGTAACAGCAAGGTGCGAAGAACCGAGAGCATTGGAGGTGTCCCCTTATGCGCAAGTATAACTATCGTGCCCAAAATTTCCAGAAGGTGAACTGGGATCAACTGCGTGAGCAGACGGCGGGCGAGCGGTTGATTCTGGCGATTGATGTGGCCAAGAAGGACTTCTACGTGGCGCTGATGAAGCCGGACCGGACGGTTCTGAAGACCATCCGCTGGGAGCATCCGCAACAGAGCCCGGCCCTGCTGCGGGAACTGGCGAACCTCAAGGCTCAGCGCCTGGAGGCGGTCATGGAGCCGACCGGTACCTATGGCGACGCCTTGCGCTACCAGTTGAGAGCTCTGGGTGCCGAAATCTACCGGGTCAGCCCCAAGCGGGTGCACGACGCCGCTGAAGTGTATGACGGGGTCCCGAGCCTGCACGACGCCAAGGCGGCTTACCT is a window of Marinimicrobium sp. C6131 DNA encoding:
- the ubiA gene encoding 4-hydroxybenzoate octaprenyltransferase, with amino-acid sequence MKRPSAQKNRCRADPNSSRIDWRGRLSAYLRLTRLNRPIGSFLLLWPTLWALWLAAGGVPDWDLLVIFVLGVFVMRSAGCVINDYADRHFDGHVKRTKARPMATGEVSEREALTLFVALCLLAFVLVLFTDAFTVKLSLGGVALAFCYPFMKRYTHLPQVVLGAAFAWAIPMAFAAQRGSLGTDVWLLYTAVLLWTVVYDTLYAMVDRDDDLKVGIKSTAVLFGDLDRVMVAVLQGLTLYALVMVGGRFELGVPYYLGLAAAAGLFGYHQYLIRFRERDPCFRAFLNNNWVGFVIFAGIVIDFMVSQ
- a CDS encoding chorismate--pyruvate lyase family protein; the encoded protein is MTQDIPVLRANRPVAGGFAPGSQAPRWRPASQGRLGTWPAALRPWLRDQGSLTAKLMAFSQGAFRVRVLRQGLARPDVSERRCLGVGPGRWVLVREVILMGKGESWVFARSLLPLSSLKGRLRQLRQLNTRPLGGFLFRQPDLEREPMEISRLMPGQRYVPPSLQQGQTLWGRRSVFRLEGRPLLVSEVFLPAFVERVSL
- a CDS encoding dicarboxylate/amino acid:cation symporter; the protein is MTLTKRILLAMILGVGTGVLIHLIAPSEDHFLRAWLARGLFDGIGQVFIASLTLLVVPLVFVSLVCGSAALGGHSRMGALAIKTIGLYLATTAVAITLALGIGQLVKPGEGIDMPGEVEEFEVADKPSLKDTLVGIFPSNPVEAMAEGNMLQIIVFALLLGIAISRSEHKASHYMQEFFGHLNTVVLKLVMILMHLAPYGVFCLLAKLFADLGWSAIADLALYFFTLLFVLLLQGLGVYSLLLKLLTGLNPAIFLRKMRSVMVFGFSTASSNATIPVTLRTVEQDLGVDNRVASFSVPLGATINMDGTAIMQGVATAFIAQVYGIDIGLMGYLMVVLTATLASIGTAGVPGVGMITLAMVLQQAGLPVEGVALIIGVDRLLDMVRTAVNVTGDAMVSTVVANSEKLLDRTQFERPVSAED
- a CDS encoding acyl-CoA thioesterase, yielding MTDTLPPEPNFSCDIPLRWGDMDAFGHVNNTLYLRYCEEARFQWLSRAGITLAADSYPVVVTVGCTFLRPVVYPATIRIDCYAAKPGRSSFVAYYKLYTTDNLEQPCAEAHSKVVWVGADGKSRPLPEAVRAWFAS
- a CDS encoding 2-keto-4-pentenoate hydratase — protein: MLNPSGIAKAARILAERRRSGVQAERLPKDCRPEDLESALAIQAAVTRDLGAHIGGWKCLEPPPGRLVVAPIHAEDIHRGVPVSVWAPEGFARIEPELAFVLGRDLPPRDYPYRNSEVDQAIAHTHLVLELIHSRYADPAEVAFPEMLADGLLNQGLFIGPEVDPELALEASELPITLHTRSAGPERHQGRHPNTHPRAPLYWLVEFLRSRGKGLKAGEIIITGSYAGVLEAPMEEPVRVQFGELGEISVSFKARIQA
- a CDS encoding HDOD domain-containing protein, translated to MPLPTSVESLLNSQNIHYDLATAPVDANNQPLWHDQHLRNVGAAKAVLLEDEKGRILAVISADTLLDLNAVNRQMDRELRATNQDAVRQFCDTYSLQSVPALPKLAGLPTLVDKQLLRRESLLLDSGDDTQLLHINRDDFQQVLEDAIICDIATPLDPLEVDISAERDEEQILGAVRNFTQLRIRQRLEETLELPPLSETAQRIINLRVDPNADISDLAQVVETDPSLAAQVVSWAASPYYSAPGKIKSIHDAIVRVLGFDMVLNLALGLALGRSLSIPKDGPEGYLGYWQKSVYMAATIEGLVTAIPREQRPTFGMAYLSGLLHNFGFLILAELFPPYFSQYCRMTEANPHSTHQPIERHLLGVTREQLASTLMSLWSMPEEVVVALRHQNNPRYQGEHHQYAKLIYVAERLLLQQGVGLGPKLEIPASVFADLHLDPDKAQATVINVMESLDDLDHIALQLSPR